Proteins found in one Magnolia sinica isolate HGM2019 chromosome 5, MsV1, whole genome shotgun sequence genomic segment:
- the LOC131246302 gene encoding uncharacterized protein LOC131246302: MEGQIQHLYKSGLHYNKCGNGRIDGICGNDSEAIGIPKASPPLRWMGTYDVDQVELTYLKAKWILSFVMLWRKEVLSRLNSGRSKGSEPSKQIFTNQPFVAL, translated from the exons ATGGAAGGGCAAATTCAGCATCTCTACAAAAGCGG TTTACACTACAACAAATGTGGGAATGGACGCATAGACGGTATTTGTGGAAATGACAGTGAGGCAATTGGCATCCCTAAAGCATCACCTCCA TTAAGGTGGATGGGTACATATGATGTAGACCAAGTGGAACTCACTTATCTGAAGGCCAAGTGGATACTAAGTTTTGTCATGTTATGGAGAAAAGAAGTTCTAAGCCGATTAAACT CTGGAAGATCCAAAGGATCAGAGCCTTCCAAGCAAAT